One window of Halopseudomonas maritima genomic DNA carries:
- the rsxG gene encoding electron transport complex subunit RsxG → MDTPTTTSRSILRNSVILGLFAVATVGMIAVTQQGTAERISEAQRRVQLSALNEIVPHDQHDNDLLTDTFTVQDRQYLSLTGPREAYRARQGERVSAVILPVVAPDGYSGRIDLLVGIRADGSIAGVRSVSHRETPGLGDKIETAKSQWILSFNGKSLSMPVPEQWAVRKDGGQFDQFTGATITPRAVVKAVYQALTYFDAHRDALLQQDED, encoded by the coding sequence ATGGATACGCCAACTACAACCAGTCGCTCTATCCTGCGCAACAGCGTCATTCTCGGCCTGTTTGCTGTTGCTACCGTCGGTATGATCGCCGTTACCCAGCAAGGCACCGCCGAGCGTATCAGCGAGGCCCAGCGCCGGGTCCAGCTCAGCGCGCTGAACGAGATTGTGCCGCACGACCAGCACGACAATGACCTGCTGACAGATACCTTCACCGTGCAAGACCGCCAGTACCTGAGCCTCACCGGCCCGCGCGAGGCCTATCGCGCGCGCCAGGGCGAACGTGTCAGCGCGGTGATCCTGCCAGTGGTGGCGCCAGACGGCTACAGTGGCCGCATCGACCTGCTGGTGGGTATTCGCGCCGACGGCAGCATTGCCGGGGTACGCAGCGTCAGTCACCGGGAAACGCCTGGGCTGGGTGACAAGATTGAAACGGCCAAGAGCCAGTGGATATTGTCGTTCAACGGCAAAAGCCTGAGCATGCCGGTTCCCGAGCAATGGGCGGTACGCAAGGACGGCGGTCAGTTTGACCAGTTCACCGGCGCCACCATTACGCCTAGAGCCGTGGTCAAGGCGGTCTATCAGGCCCTCACCTATTTCGATGCGCACCGCGACGCCTTGCTGCAGCAAGACGAGGACTAA
- a CDS encoding PA3496 family putative envelope integrity protein — protein MAKAKSDIELDDDDFVEDDDTPDTDNAPNTRNSLTKRRLIDNYLEERRLQKQLSDFDFD, from the coding sequence ATGGCCAAAGCAAAATCCGATATCGAGCTGGACGACGACGACTTCGTCGAAGACGACGATACCCCAGACACCGATAACGCCCCCAATACACGCAACAGTCTGACCAAGCGCCGGCTGATTGATAACTACCTCGAAGAACGCCGCCTGCAAAAGCAGCTGTCCGACTTCGACTTTGACTGA
- the nth gene encoding endonuclease III, with product MNKEKRYEIFRRLREDNPHPTTELNFSTPFELLVAVTLSAQATDVGVNKATDKLFPVANTPEAIYALGVDGLSEYIKTIGLFNSKARNVIAACKILIEQHNSQVPDNREALEALPGVGRKTANVVLNTAFGQPTMAVDTHIFRVSNRTGIAPGKNVLVVEKQLLKHVPKEFLVDAHHWLILHGRYVCKARTPQCGSCRIEDLCDYKNKTSD from the coding sequence ATGAACAAGGAAAAACGCTACGAGATCTTCCGCCGCTTGCGTGAAGACAACCCGCACCCGACCACCGAGCTGAACTTCAGCACACCGTTTGAACTGCTGGTCGCCGTTACCCTGTCGGCGCAGGCGACCGATGTGGGCGTTAACAAGGCCACCGATAAACTGTTTCCGGTGGCCAACACCCCGGAGGCGATTTACGCCCTGGGCGTCGACGGGCTGAGCGAATACATCAAGACCATTGGCCTGTTCAACAGCAAGGCGCGCAACGTGATTGCCGCCTGCAAGATCCTTATCGAGCAGCACAACAGCCAGGTACCCGACAACCGCGAAGCGCTCGAAGCCCTGCCCGGCGTCGGCCGCAAAACCGCCAACGTGGTGCTTAATACGGCGTTCGGCCAGCCGACCATGGCCGTCGACACGCATATCTTCCGTGTCAGCAACCGCACCGGCATCGCCCCTGGCAAGAATGTGCTGGTAGTCGAAAAGCAGCTGCTCAAGCACGTGCCCAAGGAGTTTCTGGTCGACGCCCACCACTGGCTGATTCTGCACGGGCGTTACGTGTGCAAGGCGCGCACACCACAATGTGGCAGCTGCCGAATCGAGGATCTGTGCGATTACAAGAACAAGACCTCCGACTGA
- a CDS encoding YcgN family cysteine cluster protein encodes MAMRVEPFWKRKTLTELEPDEWESLCDGCGLCCLQKLEDEDDAQAIYYTRVACKLLDLDSCRCSDYPNRQRFVPDCIQLTPGKARDFAWLPPTCGYRLVAEGKDLPPWHPLVCGDEQAVHKAGISLSGQMLPEGSVADDDWEDHIIFRVG; translated from the coding sequence ATGGCGATGCGTGTAGAACCCTTCTGGAAGCGCAAGACGTTGACGGAACTGGAGCCGGACGAGTGGGAGTCGTTGTGCGACGGCTGCGGCTTGTGCTGCCTGCAGAAGCTGGAAGACGAAGACGACGCGCAGGCGATCTACTACACCCGTGTTGCCTGCAAATTGCTGGATCTGGACTCCTGCCGCTGCAGCGACTATCCCAATCGTCAGCGGTTTGTGCCCGACTGCATTCAGCTGACCCCGGGCAAGGCGCGCGATTTTGCCTGGCTGCCACCGACCTGCGGTTATCGCCTGGTGGCCGAGGGCAAAGACCTGCCGCCATGGCATCCGTTGGTATGCGGCGACGAACAGGCCGTGCACAAGGCCGGTATATCGCTGTCTGGCCAGATGCTGCCCGAAGGCAGCGTGGCCGATGACGACTGGGAAGATCACATCATCTTTCGCGTTGGTTAG
- a CDS encoding MlaA family lipoprotein: MKTCMPLALLTATLTIGGQAQAQNAAAEVPAYQDPLLKLDIDERENRYQFERSSLRALKVQDPLEGINRRIYRFNARFDRYVYLPAVRTYVWATPKPVRTGVSNVFDNLRDIPNLGNSLLQGKFHLSAQTTARLLFNSIFGLAGIFDVAESMGLPQQDEDFGQTLGVWGVPPGPYVVIPFLGPSSLRDGTGRAVDWVFEDYVNFMENRDFMNNYQATWGLWAIDLRYGIPFRYGALDSPFEYDQVRYLHTKLREFEISR; the protein is encoded by the coding sequence ATGAAAACATGCATGCCACTGGCCCTGCTGACCGCAACCCTGACTATCGGCGGCCAGGCTCAAGCCCAAAACGCCGCAGCTGAGGTGCCCGCCTACCAGGATCCATTGCTGAAACTGGACATTGACGAGCGCGAAAACCGCTACCAGTTCGAGCGCTCCAGCCTGCGCGCACTCAAGGTGCAAGACCCGCTGGAGGGTATCAATCGTCGTATCTATCGTTTCAACGCGCGTTTTGACCGCTACGTCTACCTGCCGGCAGTGCGCACGTACGTCTGGGCCACCCCTAAACCGGTCCGCACGGGCGTATCCAACGTCTTCGACAACCTGCGCGACATCCCCAACCTCGGCAACAGTCTGCTGCAGGGCAAGTTCCACCTCAGCGCACAAACCACCGCGCGCCTGCTGTTCAACAGCATTTTCGGGCTGGCCGGCATCTTCGATGTCGCCGAAAGCATGGGCCTGCCGCAACAGGACGAGGACTTCGGGCAGACCCTTGGCGTCTGGGGCGTGCCACCCGGCCCCTACGTAGTCATTCCCTTCCTCGGCCCATCGAGCCTGCGCGATGGCACCGGCCGCGCGGTTGACTGGGTATTTGAGGATTACGTCAACTTCATGGAAAACCGCGATTTCATGAACAACTACCAGGCCACCTGGGGGCTGTGGGCCATTGATCTGCGCTACGGCATCCCTTTCCGTTACGGTGCGCTGGACAGCCCCTTCGAGTACGACCAGGTGCGCTACCTGCATACCAAGCTGAGGGAGTTTGAGATTTCGCGTTGA
- a CDS encoding electron transport complex subunit E, producing MANKTLTEITADGLWHNNPGLVQLLGLCPLLGVSSSVVNALGLGLATILVLTGSNLAVSLIRSAVTDAVRLPAFVMIIAALTTCIELLMQAFTYELYQILGIFIPLIVTNCAILGRADAFASKNPLLPSMVDGFMMGLGFTLVLIALGGLRELVGHGTLFAGMDLLLGSIATDWTLVVFPNYKDVLFVILPPGAFVFMGLLIALKNLIDAKVKERAAAREVKPAAAGSKRVRVTGTIN from the coding sequence ATGGCCAATAAAACACTCACCGAGATCACCGCCGACGGCCTGTGGCACAACAACCCGGGACTGGTGCAACTACTCGGTCTTTGCCCGCTGCTGGGCGTCAGCAGCTCGGTAGTTAACGCGCTGGGTCTGGGCTTGGCCACCATCCTGGTACTGACCGGCTCCAACCTCGCGGTCTCGCTGATCCGCAGCGCAGTCACCGACGCGGTGCGCCTGCCCGCTTTTGTGATGATCATCGCCGCACTGACCACCTGCATCGAACTGCTGATGCAGGCGTTCACCTACGAGCTGTATCAGATTCTCGGCATTTTCATCCCGCTGATCGTCACCAACTGCGCCATTCTTGGCCGCGCCGACGCCTTTGCCTCCAAAAATCCGCTGCTGCCGTCAATGGTCGACGGTTTCATGATGGGCCTTGGTTTCACCCTGGTGCTGATCGCTCTCGGCGGTCTGCGCGAGCTGGTCGGGCACGGCACCCTGTTTGCCGGCATGGACCTGCTGCTGGGTTCCATCGCGACCGACTGGACGCTGGTAGTGTTCCCTAATTACAAGGATGTGCTGTTTGTCATCCTGCCGCCCGGCGCCTTTGTCTTCATGGGTCTGCTGATTGCCCTGAAGAACCTCATCGACGCCAAGGTCAAGGAGCGCGCCGCTGCCCGCGAGGTCAAGCCAGCAGCGGCTGGCAGCAAGCGCGTACGGGTCACCGGTACCATCAACTGA
- a CDS encoding DUF2061 domain-containing protein, translating to MIKTITFACMHFSIAFGVVYLMTGSILVGGAVALVEPAVNTVAFYFHDKLWNRVQQRRQTVSSALIA from the coding sequence ATGATCAAAACCATCACTTTTGCCTGCATGCACTTTTCCATCGCCTTCGGCGTGGTGTACCTGATGACCGGAAGCATTCTCGTAGGGGGCGCCGTGGCGCTGGTTGAGCCTGCCGTCAACACTGTCGCATTCTACTTCCACGATAAGCTCTGGAACCGTGTGCAGCAGCGTCGACAGACTGTCTCCAGCGCACTCATCGCCTGA
- a CDS encoding serine/threonine protein kinase — MATVAGTPEKLRAPVPSDVDVQQTDLKVRVLPERNLPPALSEYRDLHYRVAWHDEAAPLIFLVAGTGSGYDSTRMDFLKRLFWQAGMHVIVLSSPSNHDFIAAASRSGLPGMGADDARDLHTAMSMAVEKAQQKLGFEVTSYRLAGFSLGALHAAFVAELDSRLGQFDFERVLLLNPPVDLYASVGRLDALSYTKIQGVDDNDSFYEHIFQKLSRHFANRGNSDIQESLFAEIQSSPEALTDAELAMLIGAVFRFSAADLSFMSDLVNHGGRYVPADQQLRVSTSLTPYLRRALFCDFTCYINDQLLPAWQLENAGKTIEDMAWETSLRSLQDYLRDNRNIAAVSNADDLILAEDDYRFLATTLGERAFLYPSGGHGGNLDYAPVAERYLAFLQGGAQ, encoded by the coding sequence ATGGCTACTGTTGCCGGTACTCCAGAAAAGCTGCGAGCGCCCGTCCCCAGCGACGTAGATGTGCAACAGACGGACCTGAAAGTACGGGTGCTGCCCGAGCGCAACCTGCCACCGGCGCTGTCCGAATACCGTGACCTGCATTATCGCGTGGCATGGCATGATGAGGCGGCTCCGCTGATCTTTCTGGTCGCCGGTACTGGCTCCGGCTACGACAGCACCCGCATGGACTTTCTCAAGCGCCTGTTCTGGCAGGCCGGTATGCACGTAATCGTGCTGTCTTCACCCTCCAATCACGACTTTATCGCCGCGGCGTCGCGCAGCGGCCTGCCTGGCATGGGCGCCGATGACGCGCGCGACCTGCACACTGCGATGAGCATGGCGGTCGAAAAGGCGCAGCAAAAACTGGGATTCGAGGTAACCTCCTACCGCCTGGCCGGCTTCAGCCTTGGCGCCCTGCACGCCGCCTTTGTAGCAGAGCTGGACAGCCGTCTTGGCCAGTTCGACTTTGAACGCGTCCTGCTACTCAACCCGCCTGTTGACCTGTACGCCTCGGTTGGCCGTCTTGATGCCCTCTCCTACACCAAGATCCAAGGCGTGGACGACAACGACAGCTTCTACGAGCATATCTTTCAGAAGCTGTCTCGGCACTTTGCCAACCGCGGCAACAGCGACATTCAGGAAAGCCTGTTTGCAGAAATTCAGAGTTCGCCCGAGGCGCTGACAGACGCCGAGCTGGCCATGCTGATTGGCGCGGTGTTTCGCTTCTCTGCCGCCGACCTGAGCTTTATGAGCGATCTGGTCAACCACGGTGGGCGCTACGTACCAGCGGATCAGCAGCTCAGGGTCAGCACGTCTCTCACGCCGTATCTGCGCCGCGCACTGTTCTGCGACTTCACCTGCTATATCAACGATCAGCTGCTGCCTGCCTGGCAGTTGGAAAACGCCGGCAAGACCATCGAAGACATGGCCTGGGAAACCAGCCTGCGCAGCCTGCAGGACTACCTGCGCGACAACCGCAATATTGCCGCGGTCAGCAATGCCGATGACCTGATTCTGGCTGAAGACGACTATCGCTTCCTTGCCACTACCCTTGGCGAGCGTGCCTTTCTCTACCCCAGCGGCGGGCACGGCGGCAATCTGGACTACGCACCAGTGGCAGAACGCTACCTGGCCTTCCTGCAGGGAGGTGCCCAATGA
- a CDS encoding glutaredoxin family protein encodes MLELTLYGTLGCHLCDAALAELAPLANTVSIRQVDIADSEALMARYQLRIPVLQRSDTGAELDWPFDLPQLMDWLADHLREEG; translated from the coding sequence ATGCTTGAACTGACTCTCTACGGCACCCTCGGGTGCCATCTTTGCGACGCCGCGCTGGCTGAACTGGCGCCACTGGCTAACACTGTCTCTATCAGGCAGGTGGACATCGCCGACAGCGAGGCGCTGATGGCGCGCTATCAGCTGCGTATACCGGTTTTGCAGCGCTCTGATACCGGCGCCGAGCTGGACTGGCCGTTTGACTTGCCGCAGCTGATGGACTGGTTGGCCGATCATCTGCGCGAAGAGGGTTAA